From a region of the Bradyrhizobium diazoefficiens genome:
- a CDS encoding N-acyl homoserine lactonase family protein, translated as MSSAVMAAEPPKEMKLYVFTSGALNLDKSIIQNGSSGKVQIPVGFFLIRHPKGDVLFDCGNNDRIIKDPDYWGPFVKALDPGRSPDIAIDAQLSKINVKPSDIKYVVLGHFHVDHAGNIGKFLDSTFVFQRDEIKNAFWPAPGYATFFISDDFAMLRNSIGGGMPAKYKTIELDGDLDLFGDNSLFIHRTVSHTPGSQILVVRLPKTGTVVLTSDAVYLQENLDKNILPSVGSVYDPVGMLDAYAWVKRVRDTEGADIIYAHDPDVFKAHKHSPEFYE; from the coding sequence ATGTCCAGTGCAGTGATGGCCGCGGAGCCGCCGAAGGAGATGAAGCTCTACGTCTTCACGTCGGGAGCGCTCAATCTCGACAAGTCGATCATCCAGAATGGCAGTAGCGGCAAGGTCCAGATCCCGGTCGGCTTCTTTCTGATCCGGCATCCCAAGGGCGACGTGCTGTTCGACTGCGGCAACAACGATCGCATCATCAAGGATCCCGACTATTGGGGCCCGTTCGTGAAGGCGCTCGACCCTGGCCGTTCGCCCGACATCGCCATCGACGCCCAGCTTTCCAAGATCAACGTCAAGCCGTCCGACATCAAATATGTCGTGCTCGGCCATTTCCATGTCGATCACGCCGGCAATATCGGAAAATTCCTGGATTCGACCTTCGTATTCCAGCGCGACGAGATCAAGAACGCGTTCTGGCCGGCGCCGGGCTACGCCACCTTCTTCATCTCCGACGATTTCGCCATGCTGCGCAACAGCATCGGCGGCGGCATGCCCGCCAAGTACAAGACCATCGAGCTCGACGGCGACCTCGACCTGTTCGGCGACAACAGCCTCTTCATCCACCGCACCGTGTCGCATACGCCGGGAAGCCAGATCCTGGTCGTGCGGCTGCCGAAGACCGGCACGGTGGTGCTGACCAGCGACGCCGTCTATCTCCAGGAGAATCTGGACAAGAACATCCTGCCAAGCGTCGGTAGCGTCTATGATCCGGTCGGCATGCTCGATGCCTACGCCTGGGTGAAGCGGGTCCGCGACACCGAGGGCGCCGATATCATCTACGCCCATGATCCCGACGTGTTCAAGGCGCACAAGCACTCGCCCGAATTCTACGAGTAG
- the ybaK gene encoding Cys-tRNA(Pro) deacylase: MSKATPATRALEAAAAAFTVHAYDYDPDAESIGLQAAAALGEDPARVLKTLMAQVDGKPVCVIAPSDQEVSMKKLAAAAGGKSAQMMKPPEAERVTGYKVGGISPFGQRKPVRTVIEQSALAHDHVYVNGGQRGLQVRLKPTDVRDVLKAIVADVVA; the protein is encoded by the coding sequence ATGTCCAAAGCCACTCCCGCCACGCGCGCGCTCGAAGCCGCCGCGGCTGCCTTCACCGTCCACGCCTACGACTACGATCCTGACGCCGAGAGCATCGGTCTCCAGGCGGCCGCCGCCCTCGGCGAAGACCCCGCGCGCGTCTTGAAGACGCTGATGGCGCAGGTCGACGGCAAGCCGGTCTGCGTGATCGCCCCGTCCGACCAGGAAGTCTCCATGAAGAAGCTCGCCGCTGCTGCGGGCGGCAAGTCGGCACAAATGATGAAGCCGCCCGAAGCCGAGCGCGTCACCGGCTACAAGGTCGGCGGCATCAGTCCGTTCGGACAGCGCAAACCGGTGCGCACCGTGATCGAGCAGAGCGCGCTCGCGCATGACCATGTCTACGTGAATGGCGGCCAGCGCGGATTGCAGGTGCGGCTCAAGCCGACCGATGTCCGGGACGTGCTGAAGGCGATCGTCGCGGATGTCGTCGCGTGA
- a CDS encoding ABC transporter permease subunit, giving the protein MRSFGVLLGKEATALFSSPIAYVLMTVFLLIMGYSFTLTLFLSHQPSMVHVFFQMFVLFMLTAPLITMRLLAEERKLKTLEVLLTSPVSEVAIVLAKFLAAMSLILVMLLLSGAYAAALAWFGDPDFGPIYSGYFGLLLFGGALVGAGLLASALTANQVIAALISLSLFLLLWIIDNFGWLLPSPFDTVVVNLSLSVHFRPFAIGSIYLSDVGFFLSVTLLTLLLTVRALARR; this is encoded by the coding sequence ATGAGAAGCTTTGGTGTGCTGCTCGGCAAGGAAGCAACCGCGCTATTCTCCTCGCCGATCGCCTACGTGCTGATGACCGTGTTCCTGCTGATCATGGGCTACAGCTTTACGCTGACGCTGTTCCTCAGCCACCAGCCCAGCATGGTGCACGTCTTCTTCCAGATGTTCGTGCTGTTCATGTTGACTGCGCCGCTCATTACCATGCGGCTGCTCGCAGAGGAGCGGAAGCTCAAGACACTCGAGGTGCTGCTGACCTCGCCGGTTTCCGAGGTCGCTATCGTGCTCGCGAAATTCCTCGCCGCGATGAGCCTGATCTTGGTCATGCTTCTGCTGTCGGGTGCCTATGCCGCCGCGCTCGCTTGGTTCGGCGATCCGGATTTTGGCCCGATCTACAGCGGCTATTTCGGCCTCTTGCTATTCGGCGGGGCGCTGGTCGGTGCGGGGCTCTTGGCCTCGGCGTTGACGGCCAATCAGGTGATCGCGGCGCTGATCTCGCTCAGCCTGTTTCTCCTGCTCTGGATCATCGACAATTTCGGCTGGCTGCTACCGAGCCCGTTCGACACGGTGGTGGTGAACCTGTCGCTCTCGGTCCATTTCCGTCCCTTTGCCATCGGCTCGATCTATCTGTCGGACGTGGGCTTCTTCCTCAGCGTCACGCTGCTGACGCTGCTGTTGACGGTCCGCGCCCTGGCGCGGCGGTGA
- a CDS encoding Gldg family protein, with amino-acid sequence MSGPARSNVTLFVLVVGAIVCGALGFTGLGEVATNSLLFTACVLTLFALFMLAIRLPLRGGGSRWSAWLTNTSIVVAAVAVVIGANVALYRHDLHFDVSREGRNTPPQQLTDVVAQLRTPLALTYFYNAADANAVKVKELIQTAARNHPLLAFRAIDLDKEPGLARDLGVRAYNTAVLQAEDRKVLVENVIDPARIGYAALRVLRKRVETVCFVTGHGETFRPLPPHFHFSHVETLKGHETPGAGDVLEVAPEALDRLQLALNQVGFEMRELVTATASSIPSDCSVVADVGPRIAFSADEAALLGDYVRGGGRLLLMLDPLSQIDGDFERLLLTPVGLSTEAAIVIDPLNHFRTDADKVAVPYYPPHPITRRLALTVFPQARPIAVAQPPSGVSTIVLVASSQDSHLRSPGTVAAAKDGDATRARGAQPLAVALEGSWPSGAPDRRFRMVVVGTSKVASNEYFPYVSNGELALATLRWLAEDDATPSVAPQTFKLTEIVLTSSQMRNTFIVLEVLLPLSTALFGVAMWWRRR; translated from the coding sequence ATGTCCGGGCCCGCCAGATCCAACGTCACTCTCTTCGTCCTGGTGGTCGGCGCGATCGTCTGCGGAGCGCTCGGTTTCACCGGATTGGGCGAGGTGGCCACGAACAGCCTGCTGTTCACGGCCTGTGTCCTGACCCTGTTCGCACTCTTCATGCTCGCGATCCGGCTTCCGCTGCGCGGCGGCGGTTCGCGCTGGTCGGCCTGGCTCACAAACACATCGATCGTCGTTGCCGCCGTCGCCGTCGTGATCGGCGCCAACGTCGCGCTCTACCGTCATGATTTGCATTTCGACGTCAGCCGGGAAGGACGCAACACGCCGCCGCAACAGCTCACGGACGTGGTCGCGCAACTGCGAACGCCGCTGGCGCTGACCTATTTCTACAATGCGGCCGATGCGAACGCAGTCAAGGTCAAGGAGCTGATCCAGACCGCCGCCCGCAACCATCCGCTGCTCGCCTTCCGTGCCATTGATCTCGACAAGGAGCCTGGTCTTGCCCGCGATCTCGGCGTTCGCGCCTACAATACCGCGGTGTTGCAGGCCGAAGATCGCAAGGTTCTCGTCGAGAACGTCATCGATCCCGCCCGCATCGGCTATGCGGCGCTACGCGTGCTGCGCAAGCGCGTGGAGACCGTCTGCTTCGTCACTGGCCATGGCGAGACGTTCCGGCCGCTGCCCCCGCATTTCCACTTCAGCCATGTCGAAACTCTGAAGGGGCACGAGACGCCGGGCGCCGGCGATGTGCTGGAGGTGGCGCCCGAAGCCCTCGACCGGCTCCAGCTGGCCCTGAATCAGGTCGGCTTCGAGATGCGCGAGCTCGTCACCGCGACCGCCTCGAGCATCCCGTCCGACTGCTCGGTCGTCGCCGATGTCGGCCCACGCATCGCCTTCTCTGCTGACGAGGCGGCACTGCTCGGCGATTATGTGAGGGGCGGCGGTCGGCTTCTGCTGATGCTCGATCCGCTGTCCCAAATTGACGGCGATTTCGAGCGCCTGCTGCTGACGCCGGTAGGCTTGTCGACCGAGGCTGCGATCGTGATCGATCCCCTCAACCATTTCCGTACCGATGCGGACAAGGTCGCAGTGCCCTATTATCCGCCGCATCCGATCACCAGGCGTCTGGCGCTGACTGTGTTTCCACAAGCACGACCGATTGCGGTGGCGCAGCCGCCGTCCGGCGTCAGCACGATCGTGCTCGTGGCGAGCAGCCAGGACAGCCACCTGCGCTCGCCCGGGACTGTCGCCGCAGCGAAGGATGGAGATGCGACACGGGCTCGCGGCGCCCAGCCGCTCGCGGTCGCCCTCGAGGGAAGCTGGCCGAGCGGCGCGCCAGACAGGCGCTTCCGCATGGTTGTGGTCGGGACCAGCAAGGTCGCGAGCAACGAGTATTTTCCGTACGTCTCCAACGGCGAGCTGGCGCTTGCCACGCTGCGCTGGCTCGCAGAGGACGATGCCACGCCAAGCGTTGCACCGCAAACCTTCAAGCTGACGGAAATCGTGTTGACCAGCAGCCAGATGCGCAACACCTTCATCGTGCTGGAAGTGCTGTTACCGCTCAGCACGGCATTGTTCGGCGTTGCCATGTGGTGGAGGCGGCGGTGA
- a CDS encoding ABC transporter ATP-binding protein has translation MLPAASPVVLVERVTKWYGPRRAVADVSFAVAPGEIVGLLGPNGSGKSTIFRMLTGYLVPTSGRIAVAGHDVVEDSIGVRRAISYVPEDAPLYDHMRVGEFLHFMAGLKGLHGAKARAAVDEAAERLDLARVMKLTAGKLSRGFRQRVSIAQALLGDPDVLVLDEPTSGLDPHQVIAVRDLIQSLAGRHTVLMASHILPEIEKIASRVMILLDGVLLTSDALKDAAPDLKLRLSADASLEIIRGAAGTVAGVRAIVADPGGRGGFLVTAERRSALAADLVSALVGAQIPVRGLTELRPDLERVFLDLTRRPEVAA, from the coding sequence ATGCTTCCGGCTGCCTCCCCGGTCGTTCTGGTCGAACGTGTCACGAAGTGGTACGGGCCGCGGCGTGCGGTCGCCGACGTCTCGTTTGCCGTGGCGCCGGGCGAGATCGTCGGGCTCCTCGGACCGAACGGCTCCGGCAAGAGCACGATCTTCCGCATGCTGACGGGCTATCTGGTGCCGACGAGCGGGCGCATTGCGGTCGCCGGCCATGACGTGGTCGAGGATTCGATCGGCGTGCGCCGCGCCATCAGCTACGTGCCGGAAGACGCGCCGCTCTACGACCACATGCGGGTCGGCGAATTCCTGCATTTCATGGCGGGGCTCAAGGGCCTCCACGGGGCCAAGGCGAGGGCCGCGGTCGACGAGGCGGCCGAGCGGCTCGACCTTGCGCGCGTCATGAAGCTGACCGCCGGCAAATTATCGCGCGGCTTCCGCCAGCGCGTCTCGATTGCGCAAGCGCTCTTGGGCGATCCAGACGTTCTGGTGCTGGACGAGCCGACCAGTGGGCTTGATCCGCATCAGGTCATCGCCGTGCGCGATCTGATCCAGTCGCTGGCCGGACGGCACACCGTGCTTATGGCCTCGCACATCCTGCCCGAGATCGAGAAGATTGCTTCGCGGGTGATGATCCTGCTCGATGGCGTGCTTCTGACGTCCGATGCGTTGAAGGACGCTGCGCCGGATCTCAAACTTCGCCTGTCGGCGGATGCGTCGCTTGAAATCATTCGCGGTGCGGCGGGGACGGTCGCCGGCGTACGCGCGATTGTCGCCGATCCCGGCGGTCGCGGGGGCTTCCTCGTCACCGCGGAGCGGCGTTCCGCGCTTGCGGCCGACCTGGTGTCCGCGCTGGTCGGCGCGCAGATTCCGGTACGCGGGCTGACCGAGCTGCGGCCCGATCTTGAGCGGGTGTTTCTCGATCTTACGCGGCGGCCGGAGGTGGCCGCATGA
- a CDS encoding DUF4340 domain-containing protein: protein MSAQAAGGATLRWLVPLLTAVLVALLGLLVVSGQWPELRSKVAFVPKGLVAVESADVRRVEIRSDRESVVLLRKEGAWAIEGLDGSVPTELRTHIETALRLVAVSEPARVLPAAELDPASFAAFGLDPPAIVAVIEAADGSATSVNVGTLNPANTSHYVRVAGRPAVYLMPRHVGDEWRITFDMTRRLRGPAGADAASRGKSLLLPVSMAQIWALEIVFAGKLTRFERDADGNWFRHLGQHNHAAGNVAHVADPEQARIIDTALRVFDAATVETRIGAVDASQLVRYGLALPTLIVLTFARDASVPLARLEFGASADNLDRYVRLAPDGVVVTVAEFEMRRLTELLRAVGAGS, encoded by the coding sequence GTGAGCGCGCAAGCGGCCGGAGGCGCGACGCTCCGATGGCTGGTGCCGCTCCTGACTGCGGTTCTGGTGGCGCTCTTGGGGCTGCTGGTCGTCAGCGGGCAGTGGCCGGAACTGCGCAGCAAGGTCGCATTCGTACCCAAGGGCCTCGTGGCCGTTGAGTCGGCCGACGTACGGAGGGTGGAGATCCGTTCGGATCGCGAGAGTGTGGTCCTGCTTCGCAAAGAAGGCGCATGGGCGATCGAGGGACTCGATGGTTCCGTGCCGACGGAGCTCAGGACGCATATCGAAACGGCGCTGCGGCTCGTCGCCGTGAGCGAGCCGGCGCGCGTCCTCCCCGCGGCCGAGCTTGATCCGGCAAGCTTCGCAGCCTTCGGTCTGGACCCGCCCGCAATCGTCGCGGTGATCGAGGCCGCCGACGGTTCGGCGACGTCGGTGAATGTGGGTACGCTCAATCCGGCGAACACCTCACACTATGTCCGGGTTGCCGGGCGCCCCGCCGTATACCTGATGCCGCGTCACGTCGGGGATGAGTGGCGCATCACGTTCGATATGACGCGCCGCTTGCGCGGTCCGGCCGGTGCCGACGCGGCGAGCCGCGGCAAGAGCCTCTTGCTGCCGGTATCGATGGCGCAAATATGGGCGCTCGAGATCGTCTTTGCGGGCAAGCTCACCCGCTTCGAGCGGGACGCGGACGGAAACTGGTTCCGTCATCTCGGTCAGCACAACCATGCCGCGGGCAACGTCGCGCACGTCGCCGATCCCGAACAGGCGCGCATCATTGACACGGCATTGCGTGTATTCGATGCCGCCACAGTCGAGACGCGTATTGGCGCCGTCGATGCCTCGCAACTGGTGCGCTATGGTCTCGCTCTGCCGACCCTGATCGTCCTCACCTTCGCGCGCGACGCGTCGGTGCCGTTGGCGAGGCTCGAGTTCGGCGCCTCCGCCGACAATCTCGATCGCTATGTACGGCTCGCGCCAGACGGTGTGGTGGTCACCGTGGCCGAGTTCGAGATGCGCCGGTTGACGGAGCTACTGCGCGCGGTCGGGGCCGGGTCATGA
- the fdhF gene encoding formate dehydrogenase subunit alpha, whose amino-acid sequence MTKITFELDGKQVEAKPGETIWQVAKRQGREIPHLCYSPAPDYRPDGNCRACMVEIEGERVLAASCKRTPSVGMKVKTESARAVSAQKMVMELLVADQPARETSHDPESKFWRWAETTGVTESRFPAAERWATDASHPAMRVNLDACIQCGLCVRACREVQVNDVIGMAYRNHGSKIVFDFDDPMGESTCVACGECVQACPTGALMPAVMLDEAQTRVTYADKKVDSLCPFCGVGCQVTYEVKDEKVIYAEGRDGPANHNRLCVKGRFGFDYIHHPHRLTKPLVRLPNAKKDSNDQVDPANPFTHFREASWEEALDIAAKGLVKIRDEMGVKALAGFGSAKGSNEEAYLFQKLVRTGFGSNNVDHCTRLCHASSVAALFEGLSSGAVSAPFSAAMDAEVIIVIGANPTVNHPVAATFIKNAVKQNGAKLFVMDPRRQSLSRHATKHLQFKPGSDVAMLNAMINTIITEGLTDDQYIAGYTEGFEDLKEKIKEFTPEKMEAICGVPAQTLREVARTYARAKSSIIFWGMGISQHVHGTDNARCLIALALITGQVGRPGTGLHPLRGQNNVQGASDAGLIPMFLPDYQPVGRDDLRGSFEKLWQQDLDPVRGLTVVEIMNAIHAGEIKGMYIEGENPAMSDPDLQHARQALAMLDHLVVQDLFVTETAFHADVILPASAFAEKDGSFTNTDRRVQLARQVIKPPGDARQDLWIIQEIGKRMGLPWNYSGPGDVFTEMAELMPSLKNITWERLVREGAVTYPVDSPDKPGNEIIFTTGFPTASGRGKIVPAHVIPPDELPDAEYPMVLSTGRVLEHWHTGSMTRRAQVLDQIEPEAVAFMSPKDMRKKMLAPGDFIRLETRRGAVEVKVRSDRDVPENMVFMPFCYAEAAANLLTNPALDPFGKIPEFKFCAARAERAEMRDAAE is encoded by the coding sequence ATGACCAAGATTACGTTCGAGCTCGACGGCAAGCAGGTCGAGGCCAAGCCCGGCGAGACCATCTGGCAGGTGGCCAAGCGGCAGGGCCGCGAGATTCCGCACCTGTGCTATTCGCCGGCGCCGGACTATCGCCCCGACGGCAATTGCCGCGCCTGCATGGTCGAGATCGAGGGCGAGCGTGTGCTGGCGGCGTCCTGCAAACGCACGCCGTCAGTAGGCATGAAGGTCAAGACCGAGAGCGCGCGTGCGGTGTCGGCGCAGAAGATGGTGATGGAGCTGCTCGTCGCCGACCAGCCGGCGCGCGAGACCTCGCACGATCCGGAGTCGAAGTTCTGGCGCTGGGCCGAGACCACAGGCGTCACCGAGAGCCGCTTCCCCGCCGCCGAGCGCTGGGCGACCGACGCCAGCCATCCGGCGATGCGCGTCAATCTCGATGCCTGCATCCAGTGCGGCCTGTGCGTGCGCGCCTGCCGCGAGGTCCAGGTCAACGACGTCATCGGCATGGCCTATCGCAACCATGGCTCGAAGATCGTGTTCGACTTCGATGATCCCATGGGCGAGTCCACCTGCGTCGCCTGCGGTGAATGCGTGCAGGCCTGTCCGACCGGCGCGTTGATGCCGGCCGTGATGCTGGACGAGGCGCAGACCCGTGTGACCTATGCCGACAAGAAGGTGGATTCGCTCTGCCCGTTCTGCGGCGTCGGCTGCCAGGTGACCTATGAGGTCAAGGACGAGAAGGTGATCTACGCGGAAGGCCGTGACGGCCCTGCCAATCATAATCGTCTTTGTGTGAAGGGCCGCTTCGGCTTCGACTACATCCACCATCCGCATCGCCTGACCAAGCCGCTGGTGCGGCTGCCGAATGCGAAGAAGGATTCCAACGACCAGGTTGATCCGGCCAACCCCTTCACCCATTTCCGCGAAGCGAGCTGGGAAGAAGCGCTCGACATCGCGGCCAAGGGCCTCGTCAAGATCCGCGACGAGATGGGCGTGAAGGCGCTGGCCGGCTTCGGTTCGGCCAAGGGCTCGAACGAAGAGGCCTATCTGTTCCAGAAGCTGGTGCGCACCGGCTTCGGCTCCAACAACGTCGATCATTGCACCCGTCTGTGCCACGCCTCGTCGGTGGCGGCGCTGTTCGAAGGCCTGAGCTCGGGCGCGGTGTCGGCACCGTTCTCGGCGGCAATGGACGCCGAGGTCATCATCGTGATCGGCGCGAATCCGACCGTAAACCATCCGGTTGCCGCGACCTTCATCAAGAACGCCGTCAAGCAGAATGGTGCGAAGCTGTTCGTGATGGATCCGCGGCGGCAGTCCCTGTCGCGCCACGCGACCAAGCATCTGCAGTTCAAGCCGGGCTCCGACGTCGCCATGCTGAATGCGATGATCAATACGATCATCACCGAAGGTCTGACCGACGACCAATACATCGCCGGCTACACCGAAGGTTTCGAGGATCTCAAGGAGAAGATCAAGGAGTTCACGCCGGAGAAGATGGAGGCCATCTGCGGCGTCCCGGCGCAAACCCTGCGCGAGGTGGCGCGCACCTACGCGCGCGCAAAATCGTCGATCATCTTCTGGGGCATGGGCATCAGCCAGCATGTTCACGGCACCGACAATGCGCGCTGCCTGATCGCGTTGGCGCTGATCACCGGCCAGGTCGGCCGTCCCGGCACCGGCCTGCATCCGCTGCGCGGCCAGAACAACGTGCAGGGCGCCTCCGATGCCGGCCTCATCCCGATGTTCCTGCCCGATTATCAGCCGGTAGGCCGCGACGACTTGCGCGGCAGTTTCGAAAAGCTTTGGCAGCAGGATCTCGATCCCGTCCGCGGCCTGACCGTGGTCGAGATCATGAACGCGATCCATGCCGGCGAGATCAAGGGCATGTATATCGAGGGCGAGAATCCCGCGATGTCCGACCCCGATCTCCAGCATGCGCGCCAGGCGCTTGCCATGCTCGATCATCTCGTGGTGCAGGATCTCTTCGTCACCGAGACCGCGTTCCACGCCGACGTGATCCTGCCGGCCTCGGCCTTCGCGGAGAAGGACGGCTCCTTCACCAACACCGATCGCCGCGTGCAACTCGCACGCCAGGTGATCAAGCCGCCGGGCGATGCCCGGCAGGATCTCTGGATCATCCAGGAGATCGGCAAGCGCATGGGCCTGCCCTGGAATTATTCCGGCCCCGGCGACGTCTTCACCGAGATGGCAGAGCTGATGCCGTCGCTGAAGAACATCACCTGGGAGCGGCTCGTGCGCGAAGGTGCGGTGACCTATCCCGTCGACAGCCCCGACAAGCCTGGGAACGAGATCATCTTCACCACGGGCTTCCCGACTGCGAGCGGCCGCGGAAAGATCGTGCCGGCCCACGTCATCCCGCCGGACGAACTGCCCGACGCCGAATATCCGATGGTGCTCTCGACCGGCCGCGTGCTGGAGCACTGGCACACCGGCTCGATGACGCGCCGCGCGCAGGTGCTGGACCAGATCGAGCCCGAGGCGGTGGCTTTCATGTCGCCGAAGGACATGCGCAAGAAGATGCTCGCGCCCGGCGACTTCATTCGCCTGGAGACCCGCCGCGGCGCGGTCGAGGTCAAGGTGCGCTCCGACCGCGACGTGCCGGAGAATATGGTGTTTATGCCGTTCTGCTACGCGGAAGCGGCGGCGAACCTGTTGACCAACCCGGCGCTCGATCCTTTCGGCAAGATCCCGGAGTTCAAGTTCTGCGCGGCGAGAGCCGAGCGTGCCGAGATGCGGGACGCGGCGGAGTAG
- a CDS encoding NADH-ubiquinone oxidoreductase-F iron-sulfur binding region domain-containing protein: protein MSHDVHEIRSFEHPGEGRKRAKATPKGRQVDPTAAHEIELLLGDRPRRRDLLIEYLHLIQDRYHQISAAHLAALADEMKLAFAEVFETATFYAHFDVVKEGEPDIAPLTIRVCDSLTCAMLGGEKLLEDLQSASGPGIRVVRAPCVGRCDTAPAAEVGHNFVDHATVASVMAAAKAGDTHAHLPKYLDYDAYVAGGGYKLLGRVRSGELAADDLLKSLDDASLRGLGGAGFPTGRKWRAVLGEPGPRLMAINGDEGEPGTFKDRVYLESDPHRFIEGMLIGAHVVQASDVYIYLRDEYPASREILEREIAKLPTGGPTLHMRRGAGAYICGEESSLLESIEGKRGLPRHKPPYPFQVGLFGLPTLINNIETLWWVRDIVEKGAEWWKGHGRHERHGLRSFSVSGRVKNPGMKLAPAGITVRELIDEYCGGMADGHQFYAYLPGGASGGILPASMDDIPLDFGTLEKYGCFIGSAAIVILSRKDSVRAAALNLMKFFEDESCGQCTPCRVGTQKAALLMQKPVWNRALLEELSQAMRDASICGLGQAASNPLSSVIKYFPDEFKEAAE from the coding sequence ATGAGCCACGACGTGCACGAGATCCGCTCGTTCGAACATCCGGGCGAGGGACGCAAGCGAGCCAAGGCCACGCCCAAGGGGCGGCAGGTGGATCCCACCGCCGCGCACGAGATCGAGTTGCTGCTCGGCGACAGGCCGCGCCGGCGCGACCTGCTGATCGAATATCTGCACCTGATCCAGGATAGGTATCATCAGATCTCGGCCGCACATTTGGCTGCGCTCGCCGACGAGATGAAGCTCGCCTTCGCCGAAGTGTTCGAGACGGCGACCTTCTACGCGCATTTCGACGTGGTGAAGGAAGGCGAGCCGGATATCGCCCCGCTGACGATCCGCGTCTGCGATTCTCTCACCTGTGCGATGCTCGGCGGTGAGAAGCTGCTCGAAGACCTGCAAAGTGCGAGCGGCCCGGGCATCCGCGTCGTGCGCGCGCCCTGCGTCGGCCGCTGCGATACGGCGCCCGCCGCGGAAGTCGGTCACAATTTCGTCGATCACGCGACCGTCGCCAGTGTGATGGCAGCGGCGAAGGCCGGCGACACCCACGCGCATCTGCCCAAATATCTCGACTACGACGCCTATGTCGCCGGCGGCGGCTACAAGCTGCTGGGCCGCGTGCGCTCGGGCGAACTGGCGGCGGACGATCTGCTGAAGTCGCTCGACGACGCCTCGCTGCGCGGCCTTGGTGGCGCCGGCTTCCCCACCGGGCGCAAATGGCGCGCCGTGCTCGGTGAACCCGGCCCGCGGCTGATGGCGATCAACGGCGACGAGGGCGAGCCCGGCACGTTCAAGGACCGCGTCTATCTCGAAAGCGATCCGCATCGTTTCATCGAAGGCATGCTGATCGGCGCTCACGTCGTTCAGGCCTCCGATGTCTATATCTATCTGCGCGACGAATATCCGGCCTCGCGCGAGATCCTCGAGCGAGAGATCGCAAAGCTGCCGACGGGCGGCCCGACGCTGCACATGCGCCGCGGCGCGGGCGCCTATATCTGTGGCGAGGAATCCTCGCTGCTCGAGAGCATCGAGGGCAAGCGCGGCCTGCCCCGGCACAAGCCGCCTTATCCGTTCCAGGTCGGCCTGTTCGGCCTGCCGACGCTGATCAACAACATCGAGACATTGTGGTGGGTGCGCGACATCGTCGAGAAGGGCGCCGAGTGGTGGAAGGGCCATGGTCGCCACGAGCGGCACGGGCTGCGCAGCTTCTCGGTCTCGGGCCGCGTGAAAAATCCCGGAATGAAGCTGGCGCCCGCGGGCATCACCGTGCGCGAGCTGATCGATGAATATTGCGGCGGCATGGCCGACGGCCATCAGTTCTACGCCTATCTTCCGGGCGGTGCCTCCGGCGGCATTCTGCCGGCATCGATGGACGACATTCCGCTCGATTTCGGCACGTTGGAGAAATACGGCTGCTTCATCGGATCGGCCGCGATCGTGATCCTGTCCCGGAAGGACAGCGTGCGCGCGGCCGCATTGAACCTGATGAAATTCTTCGAGGACGAGAGCTGCGGCCAGTGCACGCCATGCCGTGTCGGAACCCAGAAGGCGGCGCTTCTGATGCAGAAGCCGGTCTGGAACCGGGCGCTGCTGGAAGAATTGAGCCAGGCGATGCGCGATGCCTCGATCTGCGGACTCGGACAGGCGGCATCGAATCCGCTCAGCTCGGTGATCAAATATTTCCCTGACGAGTTCAAGGAAGCGGCGGAATGA